A single region of the Salvelinus sp. IW2-2015 linkage group LG20, ASM291031v2, whole genome shotgun sequence genome encodes:
- the LOC111980352 gene encoding gap junction delta-2 protein — protein sequence MGDWSILGRFLTEVQNHSTVIGKIWLTMLLIFRILLVTLVGDAVYSDEQSKFTCNTLQPGCNNVCYDTFAPVSHLRFWVFQIVLVSTPSIFYIVYVLHKIAKDEKLEIEKIQVVAKHPPARERLKHVGVEGGEAVGASSPSFIPRYEEEWGTREGECVEQSLLEEDLREVGKDPTELSSQVLLTYIIHVVLRSVMEIAFLVGQYYLFGFEVPQLFRCETYPCPNRTDCFVSRATEKTIFLNFMFSISLGCFILNIVELHYLGWVYIFHVLCSACSTCCEPERDPVERMDLYHNHNPLLLQLKHSLRGRVVLQTPPPMSQEKSSGILSTHTPAFSFETDYTVECTSKRSPDEKERTKAKLANMSKTGRGKKSWL from the coding sequence ATGGGAGACTGGTCCATTCTTGGCCGCTTCCTAACGGAGGTGCAGAACCACTCCACGGTGATCGGCAAAATCTGGCTGACCATGCTGCTTATATTCCGCATCCTGCTGGTGACCCTGGTGGGGGACGCGGTGTACAGCGATGAGCAGTCCAAGTTCACCTGCAACACCCTGCAGCCTGGTTGCAACAACGTCTGCTATGACACCTTCGCCCCTGTCTCACACCTGCGCTTCTGGGTCTTCCAGATCGTGCTCGTCTCCACACCGTCCATCTTCTACATTGTCTACGTGTTGCACAAGATCGCCAAGGATGAGAAGTTAGAGATTGAGAAGATCCAGGTGGTCGCCAAGCACCCTCCTGCACGTGAAAGGCTCAAACATGTAGGGGTGGAGGGTGGGGAAGCCGTGGGGGCCAGCAGCCCCTCCTTCATCCCCCGTTATGAGGAGGAGTGGGGCACCCGGGAAGGGGAGTGTGTGGAGCAAAGCCTGCTGGAGGAGGACTTGAGGGAGGTGGGGAAGGACCCCACCGAGCTGTCCAGCCAGGTACTACTGACCTACATCATCCACGTGGTGCTGCGCTCCGTCATGGAGATAGCCTTCCTAGTGGGCCAGTACTATTTGTTTGGATTTGAAGTGCCTCAACTGTTCCGCTGTGAGACCTACCCCTGTCCCAACCGGACTGACTGCTTCGTGTCTCGTGCCACGGAGAAGACCATCTTCCTCAACTTCATGTTCAGCATCAGCCTGGGCTGCTTCATCTTGAACATTGTGGAACTGCACTACCTGGGATGGGTCTATATTTTCCATGTGTTGTGCTCGGCCTGCTCCACATGTTGCGAGCCAGAGAGGGACCCTGTGGAACGCATGGACCTGTATCACAACCACAACCCTCTGCTGCTGCAGCTCAAACACTCCCTACGAGGCAGAGTGGTCCTGCAGACCCCCCCTCCCATGTCCCAGGAGAAGAGCAGTGGCATCTTGTCAACCCACACCCCTGCCTTCTCCTTTGAGACTGACTACACAGTAGAGTGCACCTCCAAGAGGAGCCCAGATGAGAAAGAACGCACTAAAGCCAAACTGGCCAACATGTCCAAAACAGGCAGAGGCAAGAAGTCCTGGCTGTGA